One Natrinema marinum genomic window carries:
- a CDS encoding class I adenylate-forming enzyme family protein — protein sequence MDLDAVDESALEGNVAKLFDQTAAQHGEAQAMEHHGRRWTHAELREWTAELAGGLHDLGLEPGDRMLLFLPNCPQYLVASIGAFKAGVEISPVNPQYKRREVAYQLEDTNAKAIVTHPALREVVDEGTEDAGMDPEVITIQSEDWPRDDADHAFEELRGEPTLVDRDGDDVALLPYTSGTTGDPKGVQLTHNNTRAQLMWPLVASNVDVEPEEVRSLTWLPLYHITGFTHTALQPLVGGGRLYFRSALEWDAKECMQLIEAEGITHFVGVTTMYADMVDSDEFGEYDLTSLEAASEGGAKLSTAVQERFEETAGVDISEGYGLTETHGATHTQSGSTFGLKHGTIGQPLRMTDCKIVDESGDEVAPGEEGELVVRGPQVMKGYHNLPRATEESFTEHGYFRTGDIARRDGNNYYEIVDRKKHMINTAGYNVYPSELENLLLEHEAVADVAIVGVPDERRNEVPKAFIVTAKDVEPGSDVTAEELKEFCLEEVASYKHPREIEFIDELPRTTSGKIQKFKLEDEE from the coding sequence ATGGATTTAGACGCGGTCGACGAATCCGCACTGGAGGGGAACGTCGCGAAGCTCTTCGATCAGACGGCGGCCCAGCACGGGGAGGCACAGGCGATGGAACACCACGGCCGCCGCTGGACGCACGCGGAACTGCGCGAGTGGACGGCCGAACTCGCCGGCGGTCTCCACGATCTCGGGCTCGAGCCCGGTGACCGAATGTTGCTCTTCCTGCCGAATTGCCCACAGTATCTAGTCGCCTCGATCGGCGCGTTCAAAGCCGGCGTCGAGATCTCGCCGGTCAACCCGCAGTACAAGCGCCGCGAGGTGGCCTACCAGCTCGAGGACACGAACGCGAAGGCGATCGTCACCCACCCGGCGCTTCGGGAGGTCGTCGACGAGGGGACCGAGGACGCCGGGATGGACCCCGAGGTGATCACGATTCAAAGCGAGGACTGGCCGCGAGACGACGCGGACCACGCCTTCGAGGAACTGCGCGGCGAGCCGACGTTGGTCGACCGCGACGGCGACGACGTGGCGCTGTTGCCCTACACCTCCGGGACGACGGGCGATCCGAAGGGCGTCCAGCTCACCCACAACAACACGCGAGCGCAGCTCATGTGGCCGCTGGTCGCCTCGAACGTCGATGTGGAACCCGAGGAGGTGCGCAGCCTCACCTGGCTGCCGCTGTACCACATCACCGGCTTTACTCACACCGCGCTTCAGCCGCTGGTCGGCGGCGGCCGGCTCTACTTCCGCAGCGCGCTCGAGTGGGACGCCAAGGAGTGCATGCAGCTCATCGAGGCGGAGGGGATCACCCACTTCGTCGGCGTGACGACGATGTACGCCGACATGGTCGACTCCGACGAGTTCGGGGAGTACGACCTGACCAGCCTCGAGGCGGCCTCCGAGGGCGGCGCGAAGCTCTCGACGGCGGTCCAAGAGCGGTTCGAGGAGACCGCCGGCGTCGACATCTCGGAGGGGTACGGCCTCACCGAGACCCACGGCGCAACCCACACCCAGAGCGGCTCGACGTTCGGCCTGAAACACGGTACGATCGGCCAGCCCCTGCGAATGACCGACTGCAAGATCGTCGACGAGTCCGGCGACGAGGTCGCGCCCGGCGAGGAGGGCGAACTCGTCGTCCGAGGCCCGCAGGTGATGAAAGGCTACCACAATCTGCCCAGGGCCACGGAGGAGTCCTTCACCGAACACGGCTACTTCCGGACCGGCGACATCGCCCGCCGCGACGGAAACAACTACTACGAGATCGTCGACCGCAAAAAGCACATGATCAACACCGCCGGCTACAACGTCTATCCGAGCGAACTCGAGAACCTCCTGCTCGAGCACGAAGCCGTCGCGGACGTGGCCATCGTCGGCGTGCCGGACGAGCGGCGCAACGAGGTTCCCAAGGCGTTCATCGTCACGGCCAAGGACGTCGAACCCGGCAGCGACGTGACCGCCGAGGAGCTCAAGGAGTTCTGTCTCGAGGAGGTGGCCAGCTACAAACACCCCCGCGAGATCGAGTTCATCGACGAACTCCCGCGGACGACCAGCGGGAAGATTCAGAAGTTCAAACTCGAGGACGAGGAGTAG
- a CDS encoding DUF4212 domain-containing protein: protein MADNHSHDSTDEQVATDGGVAGQPGQAHRNTDYLSSEVNLLNPSTTFMRDHLRIVWTGFAIWFVIVFGPVTLTRLAPGVMTTELPVIGFPLHYFLVAFVAPTGALILSFWYARKRDALDDKYGIEHRTVEEAGRGGDAAATDGGVDE from the coding sequence ATGGCAGACAATCACAGCCACGATTCGACCGACGAACAGGTCGCAACGGACGGTGGGGTGGCCGGACAGCCCGGTCAGGCTCACCGAAACACTGACTACCTCAGCTCGGAGGTAAACCTGCTGAACCCGAGTACGACGTTCATGCGCGATCATCTGCGCATCGTTTGGACCGGGTTCGCCATCTGGTTCGTCATCGTCTTCGGGCCAGTGACGCTGACGCGGCTCGCGCCCGGCGTAATGACGACGGAGCTACCGGTGATCGGCTTCCCGCTGCACTACTTCCTGGTGGCCTTCGTCGCCCCGACCGGCGCGCTGATCCTCTCGTTCTGGTACGCTCGCAAGCGCGACGCGTTAGACGACAAGTACGGCATCGAACATCGGACGGTCGAGGAGGCCGGTCGCGGCGGGGACGCCGCGGCGACTGACGGAGGGGTCGACGAATGA
- a CDS encoding VC_2705 family sodium/solute symporter, translating to MTGAAGVVLQSGLLPEGLNVSFKLGPAILVLSMLLLFLAIGFVFRVADTEDMWVAGRSIGNVENGMAIGANWMSAASYLGMAALIALSGFYGLAFVVGWTTGYFILLIFMAAQLRRFGKYTAPDFVGDRFNSDAARAIAAITTFLIGFVYSIGQARGMGLVGLYIFGDIGLPGLTGYQSMVVFMMAITVGYLTISGMLGATKNMAVQYVILIAAFILGLYVVGFTQGYSTVLPQLEYGALINQLGAEFSEPFSSGSYYLWIATCFSLIVGTCGLPHVLVRFYTVESERTARWSTVWGLFFICLLYWSAPAFAAFGTDLFAENVGPVYGDPGMSSAAGDVIVVLAAQLAELPQWFVGLVAAGGIAAAIATVAGLFIAGSSAISHDIYTNIINPDATQRQQVLVGRLSIVALGVLTTAAALNPAAPIAALVSYAFSLAGAVLFPMFFLGMWWENTNREGALAGMLTGLTIWTIPMINEVLPTYTGGGEPYVPVLAQWVPAIGSALIAVPVVFAVTIVVSMVTDEPDMETKRIVRQCHSPEPMSRQQTAEDVATDGGQTPADD from the coding sequence ATGACGGGCGCTGCCGGAGTCGTCCTCCAGAGCGGGCTCCTCCCCGAGGGGCTGAACGTCTCGTTCAAGCTCGGCCCGGCCATTCTGGTCCTCTCGATGCTGCTGTTGTTCCTCGCGATCGGATTCGTCTTCCGCGTGGCCGATACCGAGGACATGTGGGTCGCCGGCCGATCCATCGGGAACGTCGAGAACGGGATGGCGATCGGTGCCAACTGGATGTCGGCGGCGTCCTATCTCGGAATGGCTGCGCTGATCGCGCTGTCGGGCTTCTACGGCCTGGCGTTCGTCGTCGGCTGGACGACGGGCTATTTCATCCTCCTGATCTTCATGGCCGCACAGCTGCGCCGGTTCGGCAAGTACACCGCGCCGGACTTCGTCGGCGATCGATTCAACTCCGACGCCGCACGCGCGATCGCGGCGATCACGACGTTCCTCATCGGGTTCGTCTACTCGATCGGTCAGGCCCGCGGGATGGGCCTGGTCGGGCTCTACATCTTCGGTGACATCGGCCTGCCGGGCCTGACCGGCTACCAGTCGATGGTCGTCTTCATGATGGCCATCACGGTCGGCTATCTGACCATCTCGGGGATGCTGGGTGCGACCAAGAACATGGCCGTCCAGTACGTCATCCTCATCGCTGCGTTCATCCTCGGCCTCTACGTCGTCGGCTTCACGCAGGGGTACTCGACGGTGCTTCCCCAGCTCGAGTACGGGGCGCTGATCAACCAGCTCGGTGCTGAGTTCAGCGAGCCCTTCTCGAGCGGCAGCTACTACTTATGGATCGCGACGTGTTTCTCACTGATCGTCGGAACTTGCGGGCTCCCGCACGTGTTAGTTCGGTTCTACACCGTCGAGAGCGAGCGGACGGCCCGCTGGTCGACGGTGTGGGGCCTGTTCTTCATCTGCCTGCTGTACTGGAGCGCGCCCGCGTTCGCCGCGTTCGGGACCGACCTCTTCGCGGAGAACGTCGGACCGGTCTACGGCGACCCCGGAATGAGCAGCGCTGCAGGTGACGTTATCGTCGTGCTGGCCGCACAGCTCGCGGAACTGCCCCAGTGGTTCGTCGGCCTCGTCGCGGCGGGCGGGATCGCCGCGGCGATCGCGACGGTCGCCGGCCTGTTCATCGCGGGCTCGTCGGCCATCTCCCACGACATCTACACGAACATCATCAACCCCGACGCGACCCAGCGCCAGCAGGTGCTGGTCGGTCGCCTGAGCATCGTCGCGCTCGGCGTCCTGACGACGGCCGCCGCGCTCAACCCCGCGGCACCGATCGCGGCGCTCGTCTCGTACGCGTTCTCGCTCGCGGGTGCCGTGTTGTTCCCGATGTTCTTCCTCGGCATGTGGTGGGAGAACACGAACCGCGAGGGCGCACTCGCCGGCATGCTCACCGGGCTGACCATCTGGACGATTCCGATGATCAACGAGGTGCTGCCGACGTACACGGGCGGCGGAGAACCGTACGTGCCGGTGCTGGCACAGTGGGTGCCCGCGATCGGCTCCGCGCTGATCGCGGTCCCGGTCGTGTTCGCCGTCACCATCGTCGTCTCGATGGTGACCGACGAACCCGATATGGAGACCAAGCGGATCGTCCGCCAGTGTCACAGCCCCGAACCGATGAGTCGCCAGCAGACCGCCGAAGACGTCGCCACCGACGGGGGCCAGACCCCCGCGGACGACTAA
- a CDS encoding cupin domain-containing protein: MKKVNESAIDWKAYEREETMFRRKELSSAVDADDLGCSLYELPPGRRSWPYHYHTANEEAIYVLAGDGQLRTEEGLEPLTAGDFVTLPADESGGHRLVNDGEETLRYLAISTMNEPDVTIYPEMEKFGVFVGSPPGGRDERSFHGYYNIDDETSYWDE; the protein is encoded by the coding sequence ATGAAGAAAGTAAACGAGTCCGCGATCGACTGGAAAGCGTACGAACGCGAGGAGACGATGTTCCGCCGGAAAGAGCTCTCGAGCGCCGTCGACGCCGATGACCTCGGCTGTAGCCTCTACGAACTCCCGCCGGGGCGGCGCTCGTGGCCCTACCACTACCACACGGCCAACGAGGAGGCGATTTACGTGCTGGCCGGCGACGGCCAACTCCGGACTGAGGAGGGCCTCGAGCCCCTGACTGCGGGCGATTTCGTCACCCTGCCGGCCGACGAAAGCGGCGGTCACCGACTCGTCAACGACGGCGAGGAGACGCTCAGATATCTCGCGATCTCGACGATGAACGAGCCGGACGTGACGATTTACCCCGAAATGGAGAAATTCGGCGTCTTCGTCGGCTCGCCGCCGGGCGGCCGCGACGAGCGCTCGTTCCACGGCTACTACAACATCGACGACGAGACGAGCTACTGGGACGAGTGA
- a CDS encoding MBL fold metallo-hydrolase: protein MTTDSSCRTIRADRARSRIHRLEFEVPWPPKHVAAYLLEGPESILVDAGAPGEVGRSELLEGLAEIDREPADVDHVLVTHVHSDHIGQLPALREAGATVHVPKAALARLERDRETAREEMWAAATAAGYRGDDREEIVDEESSEIGRHRQLIGFETARSVDPTGPFTVGGREFRAFETPGHEINHLCYETTIEGTTVLFAGDALIEPFRAGAFQVGIDDGAYEAVDDYYTAMDRLTETDATHVFPGHGPSFEDPQRVIETTRDRLDELLAKTQAATAAIEPATPLSIAKERAGTVRHMAPVLDTLGALGTLKRRDEVTYETNDGVRYYETT, encoded by the coding sequence ATGACTACCGATTCCTCCTGCAGAACCATCCGGGCCGACCGCGCCCGCTCGCGGATCCATCGCCTCGAGTTCGAGGTGCCCTGGCCTCCGAAACACGTCGCGGCCTACTTACTCGAGGGGCCGGAATCGATCCTCGTCGATGCAGGCGCGCCGGGCGAAGTCGGCCGGTCGGAACTGCTCGAGGGACTCGCCGAGATCGACCGCGAACCGGCCGATGTCGATCACGTGCTCGTGACCCACGTCCACAGCGACCACATCGGCCAGCTTCCCGCGCTCAGAGAAGCCGGCGCGACGGTCCACGTTCCGAAGGCTGCACTGGCGCGACTCGAGCGCGACCGCGAGACGGCCCGCGAGGAGATGTGGGCGGCGGCGACGGCGGCCGGCTACCGCGGCGACGATCGCGAGGAGATCGTCGACGAGGAGAGCAGCGAGATCGGTCGGCATCGGCAGCTGATCGGCTTCGAGACGGCGCGCTCCGTCGACCCAACCGGGCCGTTCACCGTCGGCGGCCGCGAGTTCCGCGCCTTCGAGACCCCTGGCCACGAGATCAACCACCTCTGTTACGAGACGACGATCGAGGGGACGACGGTGCTGTTCGCCGGCGACGCGCTCATCGAGCCGTTCCGCGCCGGGGCCTTTCAGGTCGGCATCGACGACGGAGCCTACGAGGCTGTCGACGACTACTACACGGCGATGGACCGGCTAACCGAGACCGACGCGACGCACGTCTTCCCCGGCCACGGGCCGTCGTTCGAGGACCCACAACGGGTCATCGAGACCACTCGCGACCGACTCGACGAGCTGCTGGCCAAGACGCAGGCGGCGACCGCGGCGATCGAACCCGCCACGCCGCTGTCGATCGCGAAGGAGCGCGCCGGGACCGTCCGACATATGGCACCGGTACTCGACACGCTCGGAGCGCTGGGCACGCTCAAGCGGCGGGACGAAGTCACGTATGAAACCAACGACGGCGTTCGGTACTACGAGACGACCTAA
- a CDS encoding universal stress protein: MYERILVPTDGSGTAESAVDHALDLAEKYEAEVHALYVIDTDSMSLSLGAEQLDRIEQGQYGEMEEVRERADRATGHVADRARDRGLETVEHVSAGRPHSLIADYIEDNDIDLVVMGSHGRSGIRRALLGSVTERTLRSTHVPVLVVDIDKSE; the protein is encoded by the coding sequence ATGTACGAACGCATCCTCGTTCCCACGGACGGTAGCGGTACGGCCGAATCAGCCGTCGATCACGCGCTCGACCTCGCCGAGAAGTACGAGGCCGAGGTCCACGCGCTGTACGTGATCGACACCGACTCGATGAGTCTCAGCCTCGGTGCTGAACAACTCGATCGCATCGAGCAGGGCCAGTACGGCGAGATGGAGGAGGTCCGAGAGCGCGCCGACCGCGCGACCGGCCACGTCGCCGACCGCGCTCGAGACCGCGGCCTCGAGACCGTCGAGCACGTCTCGGCCGGCAGGCCCCACTCGCTGATCGCGGACTACATCGAGGACAACGATATCGACCTCGTCGTGATGGGGTCGCACGGCCGCTCGGGCATCCGCCGAGCGCTGCTCGGCAGCGTCACCGAGCGGACGCTCCGGTCGACCCACGTACCCGTGTTGGTTGTCGACATCGACAAAAGCGAGTAG
- a CDS encoding bacterio-opsin activator domain-containing protein — protein sequence MSLEGAEESVLRRREYESLLDAAETYREALVVRLCGDVGLRPAELTRLTVDDIEQVRIDPPRYLVRVPGGDEGRDRTAYLPTRVERELRRYARSNDLSPEDRVFSVTARRLQMLVAGVADRASDLFDDPSLADASTSDLRRYFAHTALVDHDINPRVVKAAGGWRSFEALEAYLPEPTDTELVDAFDAVERPSGAHPGESRSGPAVSDDSVVRLLLAASDRYALVRLDADGYVERWNRSAAALFGYRASQIVGTHVSTFYTDDAIEVGEPERTLSAAIEESGAETEGWRVHEDGSRFRATEVVSPLRDDQGRHRGFAVFVRDATAAYEDLEAARERRDELEGLYTVANRHRAVTHALLDSTDHEEVETATCTTLTDGTAYDAAWIDRATVGDRRREQRAASGIESGEVGRLLPEEWREDEPTADRPALDAETDLRERTVTVADDVSGAVDGDAFAGAVGRVPLAYGDTVYGTLSVATERPGAFAEDEREWLATIGRQVGYAIAAVRRRNLLLSDRVTELEVTCRDAGSFFVDASRRLDCRFELDSLVPLGEGTQLYYVRLEGASPADVFDLAEDDPGIDDCRLVETGEEGWRVEFVIEGSCPVVTLTEYGVTVREAAFEVGTATITGDCAADADLRTIVDGLRTAFPDSELVGKREAERAVQTAREFREGLEDRLTDRQEAALRAAYFGGYYDWPRESTAEEVADAMGVSSPTLHNHLRKGQHELLRTFFDEPDGSSQ from the coding sequence ATGAGCCTCGAGGGAGCCGAGGAGTCGGTGCTGCGGCGCCGGGAGTACGAGTCGCTTCTCGACGCCGCCGAGACCTACCGCGAGGCGCTGGTCGTCCGTCTCTGCGGGGATGTGGGGCTTCGGCCGGCCGAACTGACGCGGCTGACGGTCGACGACATCGAGCAGGTGCGGATCGACCCGCCGCGGTATCTGGTTCGGGTGCCGGGCGGCGACGAAGGACGCGACCGAACCGCGTACCTGCCCACCCGCGTCGAACGCGAACTCCGGCGGTACGCCCGCAGCAACGATCTCTCGCCCGAGGATCGAGTCTTCTCGGTCACGGCCCGCCGACTCCAGATGCTCGTCGCTGGCGTCGCCGACCGGGCGAGCGACCTGTTCGACGACCCGTCTCTAGCGGACGCCTCGACGAGCGATCTCCGGCGATATTTCGCTCACACGGCCCTGGTCGATCACGACATCAATCCCCGCGTCGTCAAGGCCGCGGGCGGCTGGCGCAGCTTCGAAGCGCTCGAGGCCTACCTGCCCGAGCCGACCGACACCGAGCTCGTCGATGCCTTCGACGCCGTCGAGCGGCCGTCGGGCGCCCACCCCGGGGAGTCCCGGTCCGGTCCCGCGGTGAGCGACGACAGCGTCGTTCGACTCCTGTTGGCTGCCAGCGACCGATACGCGCTCGTGCGCCTCGACGCGGACGGCTACGTCGAGCGCTGGAACCGCAGCGCAGCCGCACTGTTTGGCTACCGGGCCAGCCAGATCGTCGGCACGCACGTCTCGACGTTCTACACCGACGACGCCATCGAGGTTGGGGAGCCCGAACGGACGCTCTCGGCGGCCATAGAGGAGTCCGGCGCCGAAACCGAGGGCTGGCGCGTCCACGAGGACGGCTCGCGGTTTCGCGCGACGGAGGTCGTCTCGCCGCTGCGCGACGACCAGGGCCGCCACCGCGGCTTTGCCGTCTTCGTCCGCGACGCGACGGCCGCCTACGAGGACCTCGAGGCCGCCCGCGAGCGTCGGGACGAACTCGAGGGGTTGTACACCGTCGCCAATCGACACCGGGCCGTCACCCACGCGTTGCTCGACTCGACCGATCACGAGGAGGTCGAAACGGCGACCTGTACGACGCTGACGGACGGAACCGCCTACGACGCCGCCTGGATCGACCGGGCGACGGTCGGGGATCGCCGCCGGGAGCAGCGCGCGGCCAGCGGCATCGAATCTGGGGAAGTCGGCCGGCTCCTCCCAGAAGAGTGGCGCGAGGACGAGCCGACCGCAGACCGGCCGGCGTTGGACGCCGAGACCGACCTGCGCGAGCGGACGGTGACCGTCGCGGACGACGTCTCGGGGGCGGTCGACGGCGACGCGTTCGCGGGCGCTGTCGGGAGGGTGCCCCTCGCTTACGGGGACACCGTCTACGGGACGCTCTCGGTCGCGACCGAGCGGCCGGGCGCGTTCGCCGAGGACGAACGCGAGTGGCTGGCGACGATCGGCCGTCAGGTCGGCTACGCCATCGCCGCTGTCCGCCGGCGGAACCTCCTGCTGTCGGACCGGGTGACCGAACTCGAGGTCACCTGTCGCGACGCCGGGTCGTTCTTCGTCGACGCCTCGCGGCGGCTGGACTGCCGGTTCGAACTCGACTCGTTGGTGCCGCTCGGAGAGGGGACCCAGCTGTACTACGTCCGCCTCGAGGGGGCGTCGCCGGCCGACGTCTTCGACCTCGCCGAGGACGATCCCGGAATCGACGACTGCCGGCTGGTCGAGACCGGCGAAGAGGGCTGGCGCGTGGAGTTCGTCATCGAGGGCTCTTGCCCGGTCGTCACGCTCACCGAGTACGGCGTCACCGTCCGCGAGGCGGCCTTCGAGGTCGGGACGGCGACGATCACCGGCGACTGCGCGGCCGACGCCGACCTCCGGACGATCGTCGACGGCCTGCGCACCGCGTTCCCCGACTCCGAACTGGTGGGCAAACGCGAGGCCGAACGGGCCGTCCAGACGGCCCGCGAGTTCCGGGAGGGGCTCGAGGATCGACTTACCGATCGCCAGGAGGCGGCGCTTCGGGCGGCCTACTTCGGCGGTTACTACGACTGGCCTCGAGAGAGCACGGCCGAGGAGGTCGCCGACGCGATGGGGGTCTCGTCGCCGACGCTGCACAACCACCTGCGGAAGGGCCAACACGAGTTGCTCCGGACGTTCTTCGACGAACCGGACGGGAGCTCGCAGTGA
- a CDS encoding tRNA (cytidine(56)-2'-O)-methyltransferase produces the protein MHDDSEVAVLRLGHRPGRDDRMTTHVGLTARALGADRVLFPDNAGQSLETVADITDRFGGPFEAELTDSPHGIIRNWEGRVVHLTMYGERVQDVEAEIRGAHLEDGDPLLLVVGSEKVSFDVYEEADWNVGVTNQPHSEVAGLAVFLDRLFEGRELEREWADADRRVIPMETGKRVESAGDGEE, from the coding sequence ATGCACGACGACAGCGAGGTCGCCGTCCTCCGGCTCGGTCACCGCCCCGGCCGGGACGACCGGATGACGACCCACGTCGGCCTGACCGCGCGGGCACTGGGTGCCGACCGCGTCCTCTTTCCCGACAACGCCGGCCAATCGCTCGAGACGGTCGCGGACATCACCGACCGCTTCGGCGGCCCGTTCGAGGCCGAACTCACCGACTCGCCCCACGGAATCATCCGTAACTGGGAGGGACGGGTCGTCCACCTCACGATGTACGGCGAACGCGTTCAGGACGTAGAAGCTGAGATTCGGGGTGCGCATCTCGAGGACGGCGACCCCCTCTTGCTCGTCGTCGGCTCCGAGAAGGTCTCCTTCGACGTCTACGAGGAAGCCGACTGGAACGTCGGCGTCACCAACCAGCCCCATTCCGAGGTCGCGGGGCTCGCGGTCTTTCTCGACCGCCTGTTCGAAGGGCGCGAACTCGAGCGGGAGTGGGCCGACGCTGACCGGCGCGTAATTCCGATGGAGACGGGCAAGCGCGTCGAGTCGGCGGGCGACGGCGAGGAGTAA
- the acs gene encoding acetate--CoA ligase has protein sequence MSQDNAELEARLEEQEAFEPPESFVEQANVTDPGIYDEFEENWPECWERAADLLTWDEEYDTVLEDGNAPFYEWFTGGELNASYNCLDRHVEEGRGDSVAIEWEGELGETRTYTYEELLDEVEDFAATLRDLGVEEDDIVTLYMPMIPELPIAMLACARIGAPHSVVFAGFSADALATRMNSADSEYLVTCDGYYRRGDALDHISKANEGLEGVEHEVSDVVVVDRLGDELEHELADNQHDYDELVADHEGSTVEPVSRDAEDMLFLMYTSGTTGQPKGVKHTTGGYLAYTAWTSHAVLDIEADDTYWCSADIGWITGHSYIVYGPMALGTTSVMYEGTPDYPEKDRLWEIVEKNEVDIFYTAPTAIRAFMKWGSEYPEKHDLSSLRLLGTVGEPINPRAWKWYYKHIGDEECPIIDTWWQTETGGMMITTLPGINTMKPGSAGPPLPGIDARVVDAQGEEVDAGQAGYVTVNNPWPGMLRTLYDNDERFISEYWQEYSDEETDEWVYFPEDGAKIDEDGYITILGRVDDVINVSGHRLGTMEIESAVVGVEGVAEAAVVGGDHEVKGEAVYVYAIPEDGYEDRHDELEEQAMEAVLDSIGPIAKPEEIVFTHELPKTRSGKIMRRLLEDIASGNELGNTSTLRNPEVVDDIAEQVSSD, from the coding sequence ATGTCACAGGACAACGCCGAACTCGAGGCACGACTCGAGGAACAGGAGGCCTTCGAGCCGCCCGAGTCGTTCGTCGAGCAGGCAAACGTCACGGATCCGGGGATCTACGACGAGTTCGAGGAGAACTGGCCGGAGTGTTGGGAGCGGGCTGCCGACTTGCTCACGTGGGACGAGGAGTACGATACGGTTCTCGAGGACGGGAACGCCCCGTTTTACGAGTGGTTCACCGGCGGCGAGTTGAACGCGTCGTACAACTGTCTCGACCGGCACGTAGAAGAGGGTCGCGGCGACAGCGTCGCGATCGAGTGGGAGGGCGAACTCGGCGAGACGCGCACCTACACTTACGAGGAGCTGTTGGACGAGGTCGAGGACTTCGCCGCGACGCTGCGGGACCTCGGCGTCGAGGAAGACGACATCGTCACGCTGTACATGCCGATGATTCCGGAGCTGCCGATCGCCATGCTGGCGTGTGCCCGCATCGGCGCGCCACACAGCGTCGTCTTCGCCGGCTTCTCGGCCGACGCGCTCGCGACGCGGATGAACTCGGCCGACAGCGAGTACCTCGTCACCTGTGACGGCTACTACCGCCGCGGCGACGCGCTCGATCACATCTCGAAGGCCAACGAGGGCCTCGAGGGCGTCGAGCACGAGGTCTCCGACGTCGTCGTCGTCGACCGACTCGGCGACGAACTCGAACACGAACTCGCGGACAACCAGCACGACTACGACGAACTCGTGGCCGACCACGAGGGGTCGACGGTCGAGCCGGTCTCCCGCGACGCCGAGGACATGCTGTTCCTGATGTACACGTCGGGGACGACCGGCCAGCCGAAGGGTGTCAAACACACCACCGGCGGCTACCTCGCGTACACCGCGTGGACGAGCCACGCCGTTCTGGACATCGAGGCCGACGACACCTACTGGTGTTCGGCCGACATCGGCTGGATCACGGGCCACTCCTACATCGTCTACGGGCCGATGGCGCTTGGCACGACCAGCGTCATGTACGAGGGGACGCCGGATTACCCCGAGAAGGACCGGCTGTGGGAGATCGTCGAGAAGAACGAGGTCGACATCTTCTACACCGCGCCGACGGCCATTCGCGCGTTCATGAAGTGGGGGTCGGAGTACCCCGAGAAACACGACCTCTCGAGCCTGCGGTTGCTCGGGACCGTCGGGGAGCCGATCAATCCGCGCGCGTGGAAGTGGTACTACAAGCACATCGGCGACGAGGAGTGCCCGATCATCGACACCTGGTGGCAGACCGAGACCGGCGGCATGATGATCACGACGCTGCCGGGAATCAACACCATGAAGCCCGGCTCCGCGGGGCCGCCGCTACCGGGCATCGACGCCCGCGTGGTCGACGCACAGGGCGAGGAGGTCGACGCCGGTCAGGCCGGCTACGTCACGGTCAACAACCCGTGGCCCGGCATGCTCCGTACCCTGTACGACAACGACGAGCGGTTCATCTCCGAGTACTGGCAGGAGTACTCCGACGAGGAGACCGACGAGTGGGTCTACTTCCCCGAAGACGGCGCGAAGATCGACGAGGACGGCTACATCACCATCCTCGGCCGGGTCGACGACGTGATCAACGTCTCCGGCCACCGGCTGGGGACGATGGAGATCGAGTCGGCCGTCGTCGGCGTCGAAGGGGTCGCCGAAGCCGCCGTCGTCGGGGGCGACCACGAGGTCAAAGGCGAGGCGGTCTACGTCTACGCCATCCCCGAGGACGGTTACGAGGACCGACACGACGAACTCGAGGAACAGGCCATGGAGGCCGTCCTCGACTCGATCGGTCCGATCGCAAAGCCCGAAGAGATCGTCTTCACCCACGAGCTGCCGAAGACGCGCTCGGGCAAGATCATGCGCCGTCTGCTCGAGGACATCGCGAGCGGCAACGAACTCGGGAACACGTCGACGCTTCGCAACCCGGAGGTCGTCGACGACATCGCAGAACAGGTGTCGAGCGACTAG